A single region of the Streptomyces sp. AM 4-1-1 genome encodes:
- a CDS encoding GntR family transcriptional regulator, with amino-acid sequence MTFKIVLDPDTATAPYEQLRTQISEQARSGALPVGHRLPTVRGLAEDLGLAANTVAKAYRALEADGVIETRGRNGTFVAAAGDAADRKAAAAAQDFAEQARRLGLSRAEALSLAEDAVRAVYPR; translated from the coding sequence GTGACTTTCAAGATCGTCCTCGACCCGGACACCGCCACCGCCCCGTACGAACAACTGCGCACGCAGATCTCCGAACAGGCCAGGTCAGGTGCTCTGCCCGTCGGCCACCGGCTCCCGACCGTACGTGGCCTGGCCGAGGACCTCGGGCTCGCCGCCAACACCGTCGCCAAGGCGTACCGGGCGCTGGAGGCCGACGGGGTGATCGAGACCCGCGGCCGCAACGGCACGTTCGTCGCGGCGGCGGGCGACGCCGCCGACCGCAAGGCGGCCGCCGCCGCACAGGACTTCGCGGAGCAGGCCAGACGCCTCGGCCTGTCCCGGGCCGAGGCACTGTCCCTGGCCGAGGACGCGGTACGGGCCGTCTATCCGCGATGA
- a CDS encoding NtaA/DmoA family FMN-dependent monooxygenase (This protein belongs to a clade of FMN-dependent monooxygenases, within a broader family of flavin-dependent oxidoreductases, the luciferase-like monooxygenase (LMM) family, some of whose members use coenzyme F420 rather than FMN.), with the protein MSTAQRPRGGPRRLHLAAHFPGVNSTTVWADPRSGSQIDFSSFEHLARTAERGRFDFFFLAEGLRLREHNGRIHDLDVVGRPDALTVLSGLAAVTEHLGLAGTVNATFNEPYELARRLATLDHLSGGRAAWNVVTSSDAFTGENFRRGGFLDRADRYTRAAEFVTAARGLWDSWAPDGSPRHFVHHGRHFDIEGEFTVPRAPQGHPVVIQAGDSAEGREFAASAADVIFTRHGTLDAGRAFYADVKARLAAYGRHPEDLKIMPGVTVVLGDSDAEAQEKAAGIRRLQVSPQNAMLALEQVWGRDLSSYDPDGPLPETDPDPGSTLTQGRVRVGDPLTVAAKWRALAQAKGLSIRQTVIETTARQSFIGTPRTVAAAMEEFVTAEAADGFILVPHLTPGGLDDFVDQVVPLLQERGIFRSEYDGTTLRSHLGLAGPVWKG; encoded by the coding sequence ATGAGCACCGCACAGCGGCCCCGGGGAGGGCCCAGGCGACTGCACCTCGCCGCCCACTTCCCCGGTGTCAACAGCACCACCGTCTGGGCCGACCCCCGGTCGGGGAGCCAGATCGACTTCTCGTCCTTCGAACACCTCGCCCGCACCGCCGAACGCGGCCGCTTCGACTTCTTCTTCCTCGCCGAGGGCCTGCGGCTGCGTGAGCACAACGGCCGCATCCACGACCTGGACGTCGTCGGCCGCCCCGACGCGCTCACCGTCCTGAGCGGGCTCGCCGCGGTCACCGAACACCTCGGACTGGCCGGCACCGTCAACGCCACCTTCAACGAGCCGTACGAGCTCGCCCGCCGCCTGGCCACCCTCGACCACCTCAGCGGGGGCCGGGCCGCCTGGAACGTCGTCACCTCGTCCGACGCCTTCACCGGGGAGAACTTCCGGCGCGGCGGCTTCCTCGACCGTGCCGACCGCTACACCAGGGCCGCCGAGTTCGTGACGGCCGCGCGCGGGCTCTGGGACTCCTGGGCCCCGGACGGCTCCCCACGCCACTTCGTCCACCACGGACGCCACTTCGACATCGAGGGCGAGTTCACCGTCCCGCGCGCCCCGCAGGGCCACCCGGTCGTCATCCAGGCCGGTGACTCCGCCGAGGGCCGTGAGTTCGCCGCCTCCGCCGCCGATGTCATCTTCACCCGGCACGGCACCCTCGACGCGGGCCGCGCCTTCTACGCCGACGTCAAGGCGCGACTGGCGGCCTACGGCAGACATCCCGAGGACCTGAAGATCATGCCGGGGGTCACCGTCGTCCTGGGCGACAGCGACGCCGAGGCCCAGGAGAAGGCCGCCGGAATCCGCCGCCTCCAGGTCTCCCCGCAGAACGCGATGCTCGCCCTGGAACAGGTCTGGGGCCGCGACCTCTCCTCGTACGACCCCGACGGGCCGCTCCCCGAGACCGACCCCGATCCGGGCTCCACCCTGACCCAGGGCAGGGTCCGGGTCGGCGATCCCCTCACGGTCGCCGCGAAATGGCGTGCGCTGGCACAGGCCAAGGGGCTGTCGATCCGGCAGACCGTGATCGAGACGACGGCGCGGCAGTCCTTCATCGGCACCCCGCGGACCGTGGCGGCGGCCATGGAGGAGTTCGTCACCGCGGAGGCGGCCGACGGCTTCATCCTCGTACCGCATCTCACCCCGGGCGGCCTCGACGACTTCGTCGACCAGGTCGTCCCGCTCCTTCAGGAACGCGGAATCTTCCGCTCCGAATACGACGGCACCACCCTGCGGTCCCACCTCGGGCTGGCCGGGCCGGTGTGGAAGGGTTGA
- a CDS encoding DUF402 domain-containing protein — protein sequence MSMNSSETALVVALVKAGHTKIRYPAEVVRDDGVRVTVRAPWAAPGVRDFGFVRFEPGDVFTEHYWRDRWFAVKEVRTGTGGLKGWYCDVTRPAVLSDGELLVEDLDLDLWVSADGATVLRLDEDEFAESGLTERDPAAALAARRALDELELLARTEGLTGLLT from the coding sequence ATGTCCATGAACTCGTCCGAGACCGCCCTGGTGGTCGCCCTCGTCAAGGCGGGCCACACCAAGATCCGTTACCCGGCGGAGGTGGTCCGCGACGACGGGGTCCGGGTGACGGTGCGCGCTCCGTGGGCCGCGCCCGGGGTCCGCGACTTCGGCTTCGTACGGTTCGAGCCGGGCGATGTGTTCACCGAACACTACTGGCGCGACCGGTGGTTCGCGGTGAAGGAGGTCAGGACGGGGACCGGCGGGCTGAAGGGCTGGTACTGCGACGTGACCCGCCCGGCCGTGCTGAGCGACGGTGAGCTGCTGGTGGAGGACCTGGACCTGGATCTGTGGGTGTCGGCGGACGGGGCGACCGTACTCCGGCTGGACGAGGACGAGTTCGCGGAGAGCGGCCTCACCGAGCGCGATCCGGCGGCGGCCCTGGCGGCCCGCCGGGCGTTGGACGAACTGGAACTCCTGGCCCGTACCGAGGGGTTGACCGGTCTGCTGACCTGA
- a CDS encoding DUF5925 domain-containing protein, with protein MSANPESALPIRLNVDDSDSPSDVVDALFLGRFATGEQPYSHSTSLDRVRSAATLLPPAARVLRAARDDDRSATLAEGDGWTLLISRWSRGADVTVTATSGELAERVLGEATDGARDEPEPQPENVPMGFWYVSPRRGPHRTTRQISAGTWDEVRGNYTAPVAEALDRLMKVTPDDIAGRLLLLHGPPGTGKTSALRTLARSWRDWCQVDCVLDPERLFNDVGYLMDIAIGEDDGTSGGRWRLLLLEDCDELIRGEAKHTAGQALSRLLNLTDGLLGQGRNVLVGVTTNEDLERLHPAVVRPGRCLARIEVGSLTRREAVSWLGAEEGVGREVGREGATLAELYALRRGSGPASVPKQDSNTDAGLYL; from the coding sequence ATGTCCGCCAACCCCGAATCCGCCCTGCCGATCCGGCTCAACGTCGACGACAGTGATTCGCCTTCCGATGTCGTCGACGCGCTGTTCCTCGGCCGTTTCGCGACGGGTGAGCAGCCGTACTCGCACAGCACGTCGCTCGACCGGGTCAGATCCGCCGCGACACTGCTGCCGCCCGCCGCCAGGGTGCTCCGCGCCGCCCGGGACGACGACCGCAGCGCCACGCTCGCCGAGGGCGACGGCTGGACCCTGCTGATCTCGCGATGGAGCCGCGGCGCCGACGTCACGGTCACCGCGACCAGCGGAGAACTGGCGGAGCGGGTGCTCGGCGAAGCGACGGACGGCGCCAGGGACGAGCCGGAACCGCAGCCCGAGAACGTGCCGATGGGCTTCTGGTACGTCTCACCGCGCCGCGGCCCGCACCGCACCACCCGGCAGATCAGCGCCGGGACCTGGGACGAGGTCCGGGGCAACTACACGGCGCCGGTGGCGGAGGCCCTGGACCGGCTGATGAAGGTCACCCCCGACGACATCGCGGGCCGGCTGCTCCTGCTGCACGGCCCGCCGGGCACCGGGAAGACCTCCGCGCTGCGCACCCTCGCCAGGTCCTGGCGCGACTGGTGCCAGGTCGACTGCGTGCTGGACCCCGAACGCCTCTTCAACGACGTCGGCTATCTGATGGACATCGCGATCGGCGAGGACGACGGCACGTCGGGGGGCCGGTGGCGGCTGCTGCTCCTGGAGGACTGCGACGAGCTGATCCGGGGCGAGGCGAAGCACACGGCCGGCCAGGCCCTGTCCCGGCTGCTGAACCTCACGGACGGGCTGCTCGGGCAGGGACGGAACGTCCTGGTGGGGGTCACCACCAACGAGGACCTGGAACGGCTCCACCCCGCGGTGGTCAGGCCGGGCCGCTGTCTGGCCCGGATCGAGGTCGGCTCGCTGACCCGCCGGGAGGCCGTGTCCTGGCTGGGCGCGGAGGAGGGCGTCGGCCGGGAGGTGGGCAGGGAGGGAGCGACGCTCGCCGAGCTGTACGCGCTGCGCCGGGGCAGCGGGCCCGCGTCGGTCCCGAAGCAGGACTCGAACACGGACGCGGGCCTGTACCTCTGA
- a CDS encoding DUF3533 domain-containing protein has translation MTFVDEVKNAVTPRAALLVIGTLALQLLFITSYVGALHRPVPTDVAFGVVAPPQVSQKLITQLKDLPGGPLDPRRVSDAKAAREKVLNRDLDGVLIVDPTGKTDTVLVASGGGTVLANTLTKIVTKADEAQGRTVRSVDVAPASSDDFNGLSSFYLVVGWCVGGYLCASILAISAGARAANRRRALIRVAVMALYSIAGGIGGAIVIGPILGALPGSVWGMAGLGALIVFGVGMITLALEALTGIVGIGLAVLIIVVAGNPSAGGAFPLPMLPDFWRAIGPALPPGAGTWAARSIAYFRGNALTQPLLVLSAWAVVGTALTLLLSLRRAPGQADGMALEGPGNGMGGGGTGGSGTGDGDTGDGGGSRTGGGSTRRTSGA, from the coding sequence ATGACTTTCGTCGACGAGGTGAAGAACGCCGTCACGCCCAGGGCCGCGCTGCTCGTCATCGGCACGCTGGCGTTGCAGCTTCTGTTCATCACGTCCTACGTGGGGGCGCTGCACAGGCCGGTCCCCACGGACGTCGCCTTCGGGGTGGTGGCTCCTCCGCAGGTGTCCCAGAAGCTGATCACCCAGCTCAAGGACCTCCCCGGCGGGCCGCTGGACCCGCGCCGGGTCTCCGACGCGAAGGCGGCCCGCGAGAAGGTCCTGAACCGCGACCTCGACGGCGTGCTGATCGTCGACCCCACCGGGAAGACCGACACGGTGCTGGTCGCCTCCGGGGGCGGCACCGTGCTGGCGAACACCCTGACCAAGATCGTCACCAAGGCCGACGAGGCCCAGGGGCGCACGGTCAGGTCCGTGGACGTGGCACCGGCCTCCAGTGACGACTTCAACGGGCTCTCGTCCTTCTACCTCGTCGTGGGCTGGTGCGTCGGCGGCTACCTCTGCGCCTCGATCCTGGCGATCAGCGCGGGCGCCCGCGCCGCCAACCGCCGGCGCGCGCTGATCCGGGTCGCCGTCATGGCGCTGTACTCGATCGCGGGCGGCATCGGCGGTGCGATCGTCATCGGACCGATCCTCGGCGCGTTGCCGGGCAGCGTGTGGGGGATGGCGGGACTGGGTGCGCTGATCGTCTTCGGGGTGGGCATGATCACGCTCGCGCTGGAAGCGCTCACCGGGATCGTCGGCATCGGTCTGGCCGTCCTGATCATCGTGGTCGCGGGCAACCCGAGCGCGGGCGGCGCCTTCCCGCTGCCGATGCTGCCGGACTTCTGGCGGGCGATCGGACCGGCCCTGCCACCGGGCGCGGGCACCTGGGCGGCCCGCTCCATCGCGTACTTCAGGGGCAACGCGCTCACCCAGCCACTGCTGGTCCTCTCCGCCTGGGCGGTCGTCGGCACGGCCCTCACCCTGCTGCTCTCCCTGCGCCGCGCCCCGGGCCAGGCGGACGGCATGGCACTCGAAGGCCCCGGGAACGGCATGGGCGGCGGCGGTACGGGGGGCAGTGGTACGGGGGACGGCGATACGGGGGACGGCGGCGGAAGCCGTACCGGAGGCGGCTCCACCCGGCGGACGTCGGGAGCCTGA
- the dnaE gene encoding DNA polymerase III subunit alpha → MPGFTHLRTVSGFSPRYGASHPERLAERAAERGMDALALTDRDTLAGAVRFARACESAGVRPVFGVDLAVPGYAPGDTRARRPRAPVRGGAFVDESAPRATFLARDGASGWAALCRLVTAAHATPGSYATPGSYATPSSYATSGSHATPGPRVTPGQPRLDGCEPPAEGVTVLLGPDSEIGRALTAGRPDLATALLVPWREAYGDDLRLEAVHHGRTGTGPGSLRLAARTVGFAADQGVRAVLTNAVRYADPGQGPVVDVLDAARRLVPVDPRRSPLDSGERWLKDDRAMRETAERITSAAGLGEGAGARLLAETRRTADACAVDPAGDLGLGGVHFPEPRLVGAGRRTAQRVLASRAAAGMVLRGYDRRPDYWERMRHELDIIAHHGFASYFLTVAQVVEDVKDMGIRVTARGSGAGSLVNHLLGIAHADPVEHGLLMERFLSTRRFVLPDIDIDVESARRLEVYRAIIGRFGAERVATVAMPETYRVRHAVRDVGAALSMDPAEIDRLAKAFPHIRARDARAAMAELPELRAVGERYGREGTRYGRFWELVEALDALPRGIAMHPCGVLLSDASLLRRTPVVPTSGEGLPMAQFDKEDVEHLGLLKLDVLGVRMQSAMAHAVTELKRATGEDLDLDAVPPDDPETYRLIRSAETLGCFQIESPGQRDLVGRLQPATFHDLVVDISLFRPGPVAADMVRPFIEARHGRAPVRYPHPDLEGPLRETYGVVVFHEQIIEMVDIMTGCGRDEADRVRRGLSDPGSQDRIRIWFAQRAAEKGYGAEVIARAWEIIEAFGSYGFCKAHAVAFAVPTYQSAWLKAHHPAAFYAGLLTHDPGMYPKRLLLADARRRGVPVLPLDVNRSAATHQIELVSGDGEGDGKRNGDGRGPGVWGIRLALSDVHGISEDETARIEAGRPYASLLDFWQRARPGRPAAERLVQVGALDAFGANRRDLLLHLSELHRAQRGSGARTGGGPQLPLGDGRRTGSVGLPDLNEAERLSAELGVLSMDVSRHLMDDHHAFLDELGALSAKRLRDARHGETVLVAGAKAATQTPPVRSGRRVIFTTLDDGTGLVDLAFFDDSHAACAHTVFHSWLLLVRGVVQRRGARSLSVIGAAAWNLAELAELRRTGGLDAVAARLAAGPADEEQPPATDGSPGATSAGGPSDDPASAAGRRVRLPTGYEMNPWADLRPPGEGPPTGRKLWHQSQGSAG, encoded by the coding sequence ATGCCAGGCTTCACGCATCTGCGTACCGTTTCCGGCTTCTCCCCGCGGTACGGGGCGTCGCACCCCGAGCGGCTGGCCGAGCGCGCCGCGGAACGGGGCATGGACGCTCTCGCGCTGACCGACCGGGACACCCTCGCGGGGGCGGTCCGCTTCGCCAGGGCCTGCGAGAGTGCCGGGGTCCGCCCGGTCTTCGGGGTGGACCTCGCGGTGCCCGGGTACGCCCCGGGCGACACCCGCGCCCGGCGGCCCCGGGCACCGGTCCGTGGCGGCGCCTTCGTCGACGAGTCCGCGCCCCGGGCCACCTTTCTCGCCCGGGACGGCGCGTCCGGCTGGGCCGCACTGTGCCGGCTCGTCACCGCGGCCCACGCCACGCCCGGCTCCTACGCCACGCCCGGCTCCTATGCCACGCCCAGCTCCTACGCCACGTCCGGCTCCCACGCCACGCCCGGCCCACGCGTCACCCCCGGACAGCCCCGGCTCGACGGATGCGAGCCGCCCGCCGAAGGGGTCACCGTGCTGCTCGGCCCCGACTCCGAGATCGGCAGGGCGCTCACCGCGGGCCGCCCCGACCTGGCCACCGCGCTGCTCGTTCCCTGGCGGGAGGCGTACGGCGACGATCTCCGGCTGGAGGCGGTCCACCACGGGCGGACCGGCACCGGCCCGGGATCGCTCCGGCTCGCCGCCCGTACCGTCGGCTTCGCGGCCGACCAAGGGGTACGAGCCGTGCTGACCAACGCCGTCCGGTACGCCGACCCCGGGCAGGGCCCGGTCGTCGACGTGCTCGACGCCGCCCGTCGGCTCGTCCCCGTCGACCCGCGCCGCTCCCCCCTCGACAGCGGTGAGCGCTGGCTCAAGGACGACCGCGCGATGCGGGAGACCGCCGAGCGGATCACCTCGGCCGCCGGACTCGGCGAAGGCGCCGGGGCCCGGCTGCTCGCCGAGACCCGGCGCACCGCCGACGCCTGCGCCGTCGATCCCGCGGGTGACCTCGGTCTCGGCGGCGTCCACTTCCCCGAACCGCGCCTCGTCGGCGCCGGCCGGCGCACCGCCCAGCGGGTGCTGGCCTCCCGGGCCGCCGCGGGCATGGTGCTGCGCGGCTACGACCGCAGACCGGACTACTGGGAGCGGATGCGCCACGAGCTGGACATCATCGCCCACCACGGCTTCGCCTCCTACTTCCTGACGGTCGCCCAGGTCGTCGAGGACGTGAAGGACATGGGGATCAGGGTCACCGCCCGTGGCTCCGGTGCGGGCTCACTGGTCAACCACCTCCTCGGGATCGCCCACGCCGACCCCGTCGAACACGGACTGCTGATGGAACGCTTCCTCTCCACCCGGCGCTTCGTGCTGCCCGACATCGACATCGACGTCGAGTCCGCCCGCCGACTGGAGGTCTACCGCGCGATCATCGGACGCTTCGGCGCCGAGCGGGTCGCGACCGTCGCCATGCCCGAGACCTACCGGGTGCGCCACGCCGTACGGGACGTCGGCGCCGCCCTCTCCATGGACCCGGCCGAGATCGACCGGCTCGCCAAGGCGTTCCCGCACATCCGGGCCCGCGACGCCCGCGCCGCGATGGCGGAACTGCCCGAGCTGCGCGCGGTGGGCGAGCGGTACGGGCGGGAGGGGACGCGGTACGGCCGGTTCTGGGAGCTGGTGGAGGCGCTGGACGCACTGCCGCGCGGCATCGCCATGCACCCGTGCGGGGTCCTCCTCTCCGACGCCTCACTGCTGCGCCGCACCCCCGTCGTGCCCACCAGCGGTGAGGGCCTTCCGATGGCGCAGTTCGACAAGGAGGACGTGGAGCACCTGGGCCTGCTCAAGCTCGACGTGCTGGGTGTGCGGATGCAGTCGGCGATGGCGCACGCGGTCACCGAACTGAAGCGGGCCACGGGCGAAGACCTCGACCTGGACGCCGTGCCGCCGGACGACCCGGAGACGTACCGGCTGATCAGGTCCGCCGAGACGCTGGGCTGCTTCCAGATCGAGTCGCCGGGCCAGCGCGATCTGGTGGGCCGGCTCCAGCCCGCCACCTTCCACGACCTGGTGGTCGACATCTCGCTGTTCCGGCCGGGACCGGTCGCCGCCGACATGGTGCGGCCGTTCATCGAGGCCAGGCACGGCCGGGCCCCCGTCCGCTACCCGCACCCCGACCTGGAGGGACCGCTGCGCGAGACCTACGGGGTCGTCGTCTTCCACGAGCAGATCATCGAGATGGTGGACATCATGACCGGCTGCGGCCGGGACGAGGCCGACCGGGTGCGGCGCGGGCTCTCCGACCCGGGGTCGCAGGACCGGATCAGGATCTGGTTCGCGCAGCGGGCGGCGGAGAAGGGGTACGGCGCCGAAGTGATCGCCCGCGCCTGGGAGATCATCGAGGCGTTCGGCTCCTACGGCTTCTGCAAGGCGCACGCGGTCGCCTTCGCCGTACCCACCTATCAGTCGGCCTGGCTCAAGGCGCACCACCCGGCCGCCTTCTACGCCGGGCTGCTCACCCATGACCCCGGGATGTACCCGAAGCGGCTGCTGCTCGCGGATGCCCGGCGGCGCGGGGTCCCGGTGCTGCCGCTGGACGTGAACCGGTCGGCGGCCACTCATCAAATCGAACTGGTGTCTGGTGATGGGGAGGGTGACGGAAAGAGGAACGGTGACGGGCGCGGTCCCGGCGTCTGGGGGATCAGGCTGGCGCTCTCGGACGTCCACGGCATCAGCGAGGACGAGACCGCCCGGATCGAGGCCGGCCGCCCGTACGCCTCGCTGCTGGACTTCTGGCAGCGGGCCCGGCCCGGTCGGCCCGCCGCCGAACGGCTCGTCCAGGTCGGGGCGTTGGACGCCTTCGGCGCCAACCGCCGTGATCTGCTGCTGCATCTGTCCGAACTGCACCGCGCCCAGCGCGGATCAGGGGCGCGGACCGGCGGCGGCCCGCAACTGCCGCTCGGCGACGGCCGCAGAACCGGCTCCGTCGGCCTGCCCGACCTCAACGAGGCGGAACGCCTCAGCGCCGAACTGGGCGTCCTCAGCATGGACGTCTCCCGGCATCTGATGGACGACCACCACGCCTTCCTCGACGAGTTGGGCGCGCTCTCCGCCAAGCGGCTGCGGGACGCCCGGCACGGTGAGACCGTGCTGGTCGCGGGCGCCAAGGCGGCCACCCAGACCCCGCCGGTCCGCTCCGGCCGCCGGGTCATCTTCACCACCCTGGACGACGGTACGGGCCTGGTCGACCTGGCCTTCTTCGACGACAGCCACGCCGCCTGCGCGCACACCGTCTTCCACTCCTGGCTGCTGCTGGTGCGCGGGGTGGTGCAGCGGCGCGGGGCGCGGAGCCTGAGCGTGATCGGCGCCGCGGCCTGGAACCTCGCGGAGCTGGCCGAGCTGCGGCGCACCGGCGGACTCGACGCGGTCGCGGCCCGGCTCGCGGCGGGACCCGCGGACGAGGAGCAGCCCCCGGCCACCGACGGTTCCCCCGGCGCCACTTCCGCCGGCGGCCCTTCGGACGATCCGGCCTCCGCCGCCGGCCGCCGGGTCCGGTTGCCGACCGGATACGAGATGAACCCCTGGGCCGACCTCCGGCCCCCCGGCGAAGGGCCGCCCACCGGACGGAAGTTGTGGCACCAGAGCCAGGGGAGCGCGGGATGA
- a CDS encoding DUF1684 domain-containing protein gives MSTDAQRADTADRAERDWAHWHKERTDTVAAPHGPLSLTGTHWLSDHPDGRIPAVPGRWREDGDEVVLTATAEDGLTADGKPLTGEIRLTADHGPIDVSRIAHGGRRLVVLRREGLWAVRDFDPESDARRAFRGIEATLYEARWELPGVFRPYGADRTVRVRNADGRERGLGLGGEIAFEVDGVEHTLQVAVEPDGSLWAVFADATSGDSSYRFRFLRPAAPAPDGRVTVDFNRSLLPPCAFADHFICPFPPPGNTLALAVPAGERNRSGA, from the coding sequence ATGAGTACGGACGCACAACGGGCGGACACCGCCGACCGGGCCGAGCGGGACTGGGCGCACTGGCACAAGGAGCGGACCGACACGGTCGCGGCGCCCCACGGCCCGCTCTCGCTCACCGGCACCCACTGGCTCTCCGATCACCCGGACGGCCGGATTCCGGCCGTCCCCGGGCGATGGCGCGAGGACGGCGACGAGGTGGTGCTCACCGCCACCGCCGAGGACGGTCTCACCGCCGACGGGAAGCCCCTGACCGGCGAGATCCGCCTCACCGCCGACCACGGACCGATCGACGTGTCACGGATCGCGCACGGCGGACGCCGACTGGTCGTGCTGCGCCGCGAAGGGCTGTGGGCGGTACGGGACTTCGATCCGGAGTCCGACGCGCGGCGCGCCTTCCGGGGCATCGAGGCGACCCTGTACGAAGCCCGCTGGGAGCTGCCCGGGGTGTTCCGCCCGTACGGCGCCGACCGCACGGTCCGGGTGCGGAACGCCGACGGGCGCGAGCGCGGGCTGGGCCTCGGCGGCGAGATCGCCTTCGAGGTGGACGGCGTGGAGCACACGCTCCAGGTTGCGGTGGAGCCCGACGGCTCGCTCTGGGCCGTCTTCGCCGACGCCACCAGTGGGGACAGCAGTTACCGGTTCCGCTTCCTGCGCCCGGCGGCCCCGGCCCCGGACGGCCGGGTGACGGTCGACTTCAACCGCAGCCTGCTGCCGCCCTGCGCCTTCGCGGACCACTTCATCTGCCCCTTCCCGCCGCCGGGCAACACCCTCGCCCTCGCGGTCCCGGCGGGGGAGCGGAACAGGTCCGGCGCCTGA
- a CDS encoding DUF4231 domain-containing protein, whose translation MTAIPGPLRSMVFRNADLPALFHHTDAVAVARQRESVNTTRGQLVLLVLGAVPAALPWHWRVAGSVQLLDALGVLAYAGVLIATYLSARRQAKSHWQLNRSAAEFIKSVCWRYAVHGSPFDTGTQHPEAVFANRLEEGLQELRKVGWVDPRERQEDSGGLITDAMRELRAKAFTVRKETYVRDRLIDQRGWYRRRQEVSRRATFLWSTAIAVLTGLALVLGLLRTFSVTGSFALTGVLSAAAAACLAWYEMRRHHPLISAHSLVEKELEALQVAMETTLTERHWPVAVFETERIVSPQHTDWLARHKM comes from the coding sequence ATGACCGCGATTCCCGGACCGCTCCGGAGCATGGTCTTCCGGAACGCCGATCTTCCGGCACTCTTCCACCACACGGACGCCGTCGCCGTCGCACGTCAACGCGAGAGCGTGAACACCACCAGGGGGCAGCTGGTGCTCCTCGTGCTCGGAGCCGTGCCCGCGGCCCTCCCCTGGCACTGGCGGGTCGCGGGATCGGTCCAACTCCTCGACGCGCTGGGAGTGCTGGCCTATGCCGGCGTCCTGATCGCGACCTACCTCTCGGCCCGCCGTCAGGCGAAGTCGCACTGGCAGCTGAACCGCTCCGCGGCGGAGTTCATCAAGTCGGTCTGCTGGCGTTACGCGGTCCACGGCTCCCCCTTCGACACCGGCACCCAGCACCCGGAGGCGGTGTTCGCCAACCGGCTGGAGGAGGGGCTCCAGGAGTTACGGAAGGTCGGCTGGGTGGACCCCCGGGAGCGGCAGGAGGATTCCGGCGGTCTGATCACGGACGCGATGCGGGAACTGCGGGCCAAGGCGTTCACCGTGCGCAAGGAGACCTATGTCCGGGACCGGCTGATCGATCAGCGAGGCTGGTACCGCAGGCGCCAGGAGGTCTCCCGGCGTGCCACGTTCCTCTGGTCGACCGCCATCGCCGTGCTGACCGGGCTCGCCCTCGTCCTCGGTCTGCTCCGGACGTTCTCGGTGACCGGCTCCTTCGCCCTGACCGGCGTGCTGTCCGCCGCCGCGGCGGCCTGTCTCGCCTGGTACGAGATGCGCCGCCACCATCCGCTGATCTCCGCGCACTCCCTGGTCGAGAAGGAACTGGAAGCGCTGCAGGTCGCGATGGAGACCACACTGACCGAGCGGCACTGGCCGGTCGCGGTGTTCGAGACCGAGCGGATCGTGTCGCCGCAGCACACCGACTGGCTTGCCCGGCACAAGATGTGA